One Micropterus dolomieu isolate WLL.071019.BEF.003 ecotype Adirondacks linkage group LG23, ASM2129224v1, whole genome shotgun sequence DNA window includes the following coding sequences:
- the LOC123963369 gene encoding ras-related protein Rab-39B-like encodes METIWLYQFRLIVIGDSTVGKSCLIRRFTEGRFAQVSDPTVGVDFFSRLVEIEPGKRIKLQIWDTAGQERFRSITRAYYRNSVGGLLLFDITNRRSFQNLHNWLEEAQSHVQPHSIVFLLVGHKCDLEDQRQVTLQEAQKLAGAFGMRYVETSAREAINVEKAFVDLTRDIFELVQSGDIKIQDGWEGVKSGFVPNTVHSSEEVAKGSRQCFC; translated from the exons ATGGAGACAATATGGCTTTATCAGTTTCGTCTGATCGTCATCGGAGACTCCACGGTTGGCAAGTCGTGTCTGATCCGAAGGTTCACCGAGGGCCGCTTCGCCCAGGTGTCAGACCCAACTGTGGGGGTGGACTTCTTCTCCCGTCTGGTGGAGATCGAGCCGGGCAAAAGAATCAAACTACAGATCTGGGACACTGCAGGACAGGAGAGGTTCAG ATCTATCACCAGAGCTTACTACCGTAACTCAGTAGGTGGACTCTTACTCTTCGACATCACAAACCGCCGCTCCTTCCAGAACCTCCATAACTGGCTGGAGGAGGCCCAGAGCCATGTCCAGCCGCACAGCATCGTCTTCCTGCTGGTGGGTCACAAGTGTGACCTTGAGGACCAGCGGCAGGTGACCCTGCAGGAGGCACAGAAGCTGGCAGGGGCCTTTGGGATGCGCTATGTGGAGACATCGGCACGAGAAGCTATCAACGTGGAAAAG GCGTTTGTGGATCTGACGAGGGACATCTTTGAGCTGGTACAGAGCGGGGACATCAAGATCCAGGATGGCTGGGAGGGTGTAAAGAGCGGATTTGTCCCCAACACTGTCCATTCCTCTGAGGAGGTCGCCAAGGGCAGCCGGCAATGCTTCTGCTGA
- the rab38c gene encoding ras-related protein Rab-38, with amino-acid sequence MQQELLFKVLVIGDLGVGKTSIIKRYVHQIFSQHYRATIGVDFALKVLQWDNDTVIRLQLWDIAGQERYGNMTRVYYREAVGAMVVFDVTRASTFDAVLKWKDDLDSKVTLNHGRPVPAVLLANKSDQLGSQQPKLDSFCRENGFVGWFETSAKENANIEEAARCLIEHILNNEESPMMERDPSSLVLSGYNNATKDHLNCSSCVKR; translated from the exons ATGCAGCAGGAGCTTTTATTCAAAGTCCTAGTTATCGGAGACTTGGGAGTCGGGAAAACGTCCATCATCAAGCGGTACGTCCATCAGATCTTCTCCCAGCACTACCGAGCCACGATCGGGGTTGACTTCGCCCTGAAGGTGCTGCAGTGGGACAATGACACTGTGATCCGGCTACAGCTGTGGGACATAGCAG GACAGGAGCGGTATGGGAACATGACTCGTGTCTATTACCGGGAAGCGGTGGGAGCCATGGTGGTGTTTGACGTGACGAGGGCCTCCACGTTTGACGCTGTGTTGAAGTGGAAGGATGACTTGGACTCTAAG GTGACCCTGAATCATGGGAGGCCAGTTCCAGCTGTGCTCTTGGCCAATAAGTCCGATCAGCTGGGTTCCCAGCAGCCCAAACTCGACTCCTTCTGCAGGGAGAATGGCTTTGTTGGCTGGTTCGAGACCTCGGCAAAG GAAAATGCAAACATTGAGGAGGCAGCGCGTTGCTTGATAGAGCACATCCTGAACAACGAGGAGAGCCCGATGATGGAGCGAGACCCCAGCTCCCTCGTCTTGTCTGGATACAATAACGCCACGAAGGATCATCTCAACTGCTCATCATGTGTGAAAAGATGA